Within Bifidobacterium dentium JCM 1195 = DSM 20436, the genomic segment CTCCACCACCTTCAAGGGTCTGCCGGGCGATTGCCACGCCGGCGATCCGATTCTGATCGATGACGGCAAGGTCCGTCTCGAGGTCACCAAGGTCGAGGGCAACAACGTGTACACCAAGGTCGTTGTGGCCGGACCGGTTTCCAGCCACAAGGGCATCAATCTGCCGGGTGTCGCCGTGTCTCTGCCGGCACTGACCGAAAAGGATGAGGCCGATCTGCGTTGGGCCATCCAGACCGGTGCCGACATCATCGCCATGTCCTTCGTGCGTTTCGCCACCGACATCGATCGTGCCCATGAGATCATGGACGAGGAAGGACGCCGCATTCCGGTCGTCGCCAAGATCGAAAAGCCGCAGGCTCTTGAGAACCTCGAAGAGATCGTCAAGGCTTTCGACGGCATCATGGTCGCCCGTGGTGACATGGCCGTCGAGTGCCCGCTCGAAGAGGTCCCGCTGGCTACCAAGCGTTGCATCGAGCTCGCACGCCAGTATGCCAAGCCGGTCATCGTGGCCACCGAGGTCCTCGGCTCCATGGTCAACTCCCCGGTCCCGACCCGTGCAGAGGCCTCCGACTGCGCCAACGCCATTCTGGACGGCGCCGACGCCACCATGACCTCCAACGAGACCGCCGTCGGCAAGTATCCGGCGGTCACCGTGAACACCATGAGCCGTATTTCCTCCTTCGCCACCGAACACGGTTTCGACCGTATCCCGGAGCTGAAGAACCTGGACATGTCCTCCACCGGCGCAGTGTCCTCCGCTGCCGTCGATCTGGCCGACAAGCTCAACGCCAAGGCCATTGTCGCCTACACCCAGACCGGTTCCACCGTGCATCGCGTCTCCCGCGAGCGTCCGGCCACCCCGATCTACGGCATCACCAACAACGAGCACACCTATCACTGGCTGGCCCTGTCCTGGGGCACTGAGTCCTTCCTGCTCGATGAGGATTACCATGACAAGTCCCGCAAGGACCTGATGATCTTCACCGACAAGATCCTCAAGGATGCCGGCAAGGTCGTCGATGGCGACAAGATCGTCGTGCTGAGCTCCGCTCAGGGCGAGCACCAGCCGGGCCGTACCGACTCCATCTACGTCCACACCGTCGGTGCCTGCGACTGAGATCGGAACAGGGCGACTGACTGATTGACATCAGAGGAGCTCCTACCACATCCTGGTAGGAGCTCCTCTGATGTCTGTGCCGGGTTCTTGGGCGATGGCGTATGCTACGGGGCGTGCATGGACGTTATTCGTTCAATCCTTCGGCCAGATTGTCCGGCCCGCAGTGCAGCCGCAGG encodes:
- the pyk gene encoding pyruvate kinase is translated as MRKAKIVDTIGPATESLEGITSLVEAGMDVARLNRSHGTPEDHLKVYNNLRAAAKATGRNVAALVDLQGPKIRCGWFKKNAEGEDKVQLTEGQEFVITTDDIEGDEHITSTTFKGLPGDCHAGDPILIDDGKVRLEVTKVEGNNVYTKVVVAGPVSSHKGINLPGVAVSLPALTEKDEADLRWAIQTGADIIAMSFVRFATDIDRAHEIMDEEGRRIPVVAKIEKPQALENLEEIVKAFDGIMVARGDMAVECPLEEVPLATKRCIELARQYAKPVIVATEVLGSMVNSPVPTRAEASDCANAILDGADATMTSNETAVGKYPAVTVNTMSRISSFATEHGFDRIPELKNLDMSSTGAVSSAAVDLADKLNAKAIVAYTQTGSTVHRVSRERPATPIYGITNNEHTYHWLALSWGTESFLLDEDYHDKSRKDLMIFTDKILKDAGKVVDGDKIVVLSSAQGEHQPGRTDSIYVHTVGACD